A stretch of the Balneola vulgaris DSM 17893 genome encodes the following:
- a CDS encoding YceI family protein — MRHLFFAIFIIALGSTSLQAQKFITENGRATFYSKVPLHSFEGNSDKLVGLIDLDSLIVDFYIDLETLDTGNGKRDKDMRLTLETKEYPFAEFYGQIQNQNLVLDNTPTVVTVKGDFTIHGVTRNIEVSGTLSRTNEGLKLNASWILNLKDYNIVPPKILFIKVDENQEIEIEALLKPLDQ, encoded by the coding sequence ATGAGACATTTATTTTTTGCCATATTCATCATTGCACTTGGGTCTACTTCCCTCCAAGCTCAAAAATTCATAACCGAAAACGGTCGAGCTACTTTTTATTCTAAAGTACCATTACACAGTTTTGAAGGAAATTCAGATAAGCTTGTTGGACTCATAGATTTAGATTCACTGATTGTGGATTTTTATATCGATTTGGAGACCTTAGACACGGGCAATGGTAAGCGTGATAAAGATATGAGGTTGACCTTAGAAACAAAGGAATACCCCTTTGCTGAGTTTTACGGTCAGATTCAAAATCAAAATTTAGTATTAGACAATACTCCAACAGTAGTAACAGTAAAAGGTGATTTCACCATACACGGAGTAACGAGAAATATTGAGGTTTCAGGAACGCTGAGCCGAACAAATGAAGGCCTTAAACTCAATGCTTCGTGGATTCTTAATTTAAAAGACTACAACATTGTACCTCCCAAAATTCTTTTCATCAAAGTAGATGAAAACCAAGAAATAGAAATTGAAGCACTATTAAAGCCCTTAGATCAATGA
- a CDS encoding DUF5777 family beta-barrel protein, translating into MNKIVVISLCISMHLLSVSSVDAQMKRTRANPNAPIQDAYFATNIAGLSTTQLLAKGDLNSMIMHNFGTVSGGIDTFFGLDEGAAVRIAFGYGLTDKLNIGIGRTSREDNIDFTMRYGLIQQTKSNSTPLSVVLKTNMGIRTQKESYSLNFTERLNYLGSLTIGRTFSENVSLFTTPMVAHFNTVVREDDNSDLYNTTVGLGIGGVIKLSERKAISFEFIPPVYNKWSGTQAHGAIVYEIETGGHVFQMFFMSGRWFTEQHLLTRTTTNIFEPDFRFGFNVNRVFGLL; encoded by the coding sequence ATGAATAAGATAGTTGTAATTAGTTTATGTATAAGTATGCACTTACTTAGTGTTAGCAGCGTAGATGCCCAAATGAAAAGAACAAGAGCCAACCCTAATGCTCCAATACAGGATGCATACTTTGCTACAAATATTGCGGGATTAAGTACTACTCAACTACTGGCTAAAGGCGATCTGAACTCCATGATTATGCATAACTTTGGAACTGTATCGGGTGGAATTGATACCTTTTTTGGACTAGATGAAGGAGCTGCTGTTAGAATCGCATTTGGGTATGGATTGACCGATAAGTTGAATATTGGAATAGGCCGAACGAGTCGGGAAGACAATATTGATTTCACTATGAGGTATGGGCTTATTCAACAAACAAAAAGTAACTCCACTCCATTATCTGTGGTACTTAAAACAAATATGGGAATTCGTACTCAAAAGGAATCTTATTCTTTAAACTTTACAGAACGACTGAACTATTTGGGCTCACTTACTATCGGTAGAACATTTAGTGAGAATGTATCTTTGTTCACCACACCTATGGTGGCCCATTTTAATACAGTGGTACGCGAAGACGATAACTCCGATCTTTATAACACAACCGTTGGTTTGGGAATTGGGGGTGTCATTAAGTTATCAGAAAGAAAGGCCATTTCATTTGAGTTTATCCCTCCTGTTTACAATAAATGGTCGGGTACCCAAGCACACGGAGCCATTGTCTATGAAATAGAAACGGGCGGACATGTATTTCAAATGTTCTTTATGAGTGGTAGATGGTTTACCGAGCAACATTTATTAACTCGTACTACCACAAATATATTTGAACCCGACTTTAGATTCGGGTTCAATGTAAATAGAGTATTTGGTCTATTATAA
- a CDS encoding NINE protein: MPHIYDYLPEVEGDEALYLDKLIADLSDDEKNKFSNIYRNRRKDPQTILLTCLLGLFLVAGIHRILLNQVGMGILYILTGGLCLIGTIVDLVNYKDLTFQYNREIAREVRSLL; this comes from the coding sequence ATGCCACATATATATGATTACCTACCGGAAGTAGAAGGGGACGAAGCTCTATACCTCGATAAGTTAATTGCAGACCTATCAGATGATGAGAAAAATAAATTTTCAAATATCTACAGAAATAGAAGAAAAGACCCACAAACTATTCTCTTAACCTGTTTACTGGGTTTGTTTTTAGTAGCTGGTATTCACCGCATACTGCTTAACCAAGTTGGAATGGGAATACTCTATATTTTAACTGGTGGTTTATGCTTAATTGGTACTATCGTAGATTTAGTGAACTACAAAGATCTAACATTCCAATATAACCGAGAAATCGCTCGCGAAGTAAGATCACTCTTATAA
- a CDS encoding DUF2752 domain-containing protein codes for MKKFKAHIEWMVFFFGLVALAMMDPTTKGTSFCLFDLVGISFCPGEGLGHSIAYFFRGEFLMSFKTHLFGPLAVAVLSFRILAIWKNLLEKNQTTGVNDATYI; via the coding sequence ATGAAAAAGTTTAAGGCACATATTGAATGGATGGTATTCTTTTTTGGCTTAGTTGCATTAGCCATGATGGATCCCACTACTAAAGGAACTTCATTTTGTTTGTTCGACTTAGTAGGTATTTCATTTTGTCCAGGAGAGGGCTTAGGGCACTCCATCGCATACTTTTTTAGAGGCGAATTCTTGATGTCTTTTAAGACGCATCTTTTTGGTCCATTGGCCGTAGCTGTGCTATCGTTTAGAATACTAGCTATTTGGAAAAATTTATTAGAAAAAAATCAAACTACAGGAGTAAATGATGCCACATATATATGA